A region from the Paenibacillus humicola genome encodes:
- a CDS encoding FkbM family methyltransferase, with translation MIHQTLDGYYCEPEQFHQFRMEILSSGGITAFLDCGANTGAFANYIRHSGYGGTMISFEPASAEFAQLSHLASRDPNWVCRQVALGAEEGVARFYLAGNSESSSLLPMLDRHLASAPESQYTGTEIVRVKRLDTVCAGLLPGEQSIYLKLDVQGNEMAVMRGARRILERTTAIEIELAFAQLYEGQMLYDEMIACLKQLGFTLFCYESNFTDPGTGEVLEVNGIFLRGLSG, from the coding sequence ATGATTCATCAAACGCTGGACGGATATTACTGCGAACCGGAGCAATTCCATCAATTCAGAATGGAGATTTTAAGCAGCGGCGGCATTACGGCCTTTTTGGACTGCGGCGCAAATACCGGCGCATTCGCCAACTATATCCGGCATTCCGGATACGGCGGGACCATGATTTCCTTCGAGCCCGCATCCGCCGAATTCGCCCAGTTATCTCATCTTGCCTCGCGCGATCCGAACTGGGTGTGCCGCCAGGTCGCGCTTGGCGCCGAAGAAGGCGTCGCCCGTTTTTATTTGGCCGGCAATTCGGAAAGCAGCTCCCTGCTCCCCATGCTTGACCGGCATTTGGCCAGCGCTCCCGAATCGCAGTATACGGGAACCGAAATCGTACGCGTCAAGCGGCTCGATACGGTTTGCGCCGGACTACTGCCGGGAGAGCAGAGCATTTATTTGAAACTGGACGTCCAAGGGAATGAAATGGCCGTCATGAGAGGCGCCCGCCGCATTTTGGAACGGACAACGGCCATCGAAATCGAGCTCGCGTTCGCTCAACTGTATGAAGGCCAGATGCTTTACGACGAGATGATCGCCTGCTTGAAGCAACTGGGCTTCACCTTATTTTGTTATGAAAGCAACTTTACCGATCCCGGCACGGGGGAAGTGCTGGAGGTGAACGGGATCTTTTTGCGAGGCCTGTCCGGATGA
- a CDS encoding glycosyltransferase: MVHDNRINERLHAVMKGASGMAAAVPNETVDVIIPIYNSFDYVKRCIEAVLRNSESPYHLYLINDCSTDPRMKPYLDRLHRHAKSEHLTKLVVIHNEHNYGFVKNANLGMGMSFNHAILLNSDTVVPKNWIGRLISPILLDPGIASVSPFSNNAWICSFPSISNEGHELPEQMSVDEVDAIFRLYGSGEAIELPTAIGFCMAMNRNVIDRIGVFDDETYGKGYCEEGDWCFRAKTAGYKNVLIPNLYVYHKLGASFDLHSEKSRDERIEENVVKWANRYPELFAGIQVFLDDDPIRPIRSVLRSAVEARRPPRRKGLLVFVPEAENTDRAAYPYGTENRMYTMRMERGGLQLTDPYVEGGLDYLLSPDDLGRAECRALMRLFNIHAIRVSKSIRDDAVLEAIRHLFAV; the protein is encoded by the coding sequence TTGGTTCACGACAACCGGATCAATGAACGCCTGCACGCGGTCATGAAAGGCGCGTCCGGCATGGCTGCCGCAGTCCCAAACGAAACCGTCGATGTTATTATCCCGATCTACAATTCTTTCGATTATGTCAAGCGGTGCATCGAGGCCGTACTTCGAAACTCGGAATCTCCCTATCATCTCTATCTCATCAACGACTGCAGTACGGATCCGAGAATGAAGCCGTATTTGGACCGTTTGCACCGGCACGCGAAATCCGAGCATTTAACGAAGCTGGTCGTCATCCACAATGAACATAATTATGGATTTGTGAAAAATGCAAACCTGGGCATGGGAATGTCATTCAATCACGCGATTTTGCTCAATTCCGATACGGTCGTCCCCAAAAATTGGATCGGCCGTTTAATCAGCCCGATACTGCTCGATCCCGGGATCGCTTCCGTATCGCCGTTTTCCAACAATGCCTGGATCTGCTCGTTTCCTTCAATTTCAAACGAGGGGCATGAGCTGCCGGAGCAGATGTCCGTCGATGAAGTGGACGCTATTTTTCGATTGTATGGTTCCGGCGAGGCGATCGAGCTGCCGACAGCCATCGGTTTTTGCATGGCGATGAACCGGAACGTGATCGACCGGATCGGCGTGTTTGACGACGAGACCTACGGAAAAGGGTACTGCGAAGAAGGCGACTGGTGTTTCCGGGCCAAAACGGCGGGCTATAAAAATGTGCTGATCCCCAATTTGTACGTCTATCATAAGCTCGGCGCAAGCTTTGACTTGCACTCGGAAAAGAGCCGAGACGAGCGGATTGAAGAAAACGTGGTCAAATGGGCCAACCGGTATCCGGAGCTGTTTGCCGGCATTCAAGTTTTTTTGGACGATGATCCGATCCGGCCGATCCGGAGCGTGCTCAGAAGCGCGGTCGAAGCCCGCCGCCCCCCTCGGAGGAAAGGCCTTTTGGTTTTCGTCCCCGAAGCGGAAAACACCGATCGCGCTGCGTACCCATACGGAACCGAGAATCGAATGTATACGATGCGGATGGAGAGAGGCGGCCTTCAATTGACCGATCCCTATGTCGAGGGCGGGCTGGACTACTTGCTTTCGCCTGATGATCTTGGCCGGGCGGAATGCAGAGCCCTTATGCGGCTGTTTAATATTCATGCGATACGAGTGTCGAAATCGATACGCGACGATGCCGTGCTGGAGGCGATCCGGCACCTGTTCGCGGTGTGA
- a CDS encoding class I SAM-dependent methyltransferase — MDLEFTGERVVPGKVTPDLFHEHISRYYFAKQLTKPQHHAIDLGCGAGYGTFELAHAAGHITGIDLSDEAIAYAKERYARPNLKFMQMDCSNLTFAHAKFDLAVSFEVIEHVPDVIVYMEQIKRVLKRDGLFIVSTPNKRVYTDPYGYTNPFHVTEFYYDEFLRFLKAYFVHVNVFFQGYMQGIAIKGLTPQASARHIPFDQGNTDPESASYFIAVCSDAESGSVREMHFTFGHSQYVADYG; from the coding sequence TTGGATTTGGAATTTACGGGGGAAAGAGTCGTTCCCGGAAAGGTGACGCCCGATTTATTCCACGAGCATATCTCCCGGTATTATTTTGCGAAGCAGCTCACGAAGCCCCAGCATCATGCGATCGATCTGGGTTGCGGGGCGGGGTACGGCACTTTTGAACTGGCACACGCTGCGGGTCATATAACGGGAATCGATCTATCGGATGAAGCGATCGCGTACGCAAAGGAGAGGTATGCCCGGCCGAATTTGAAATTTATGCAAATGGATTGCTCGAACCTGACGTTCGCCCATGCGAAATTCGATCTTGCCGTTTCGTTTGAAGTGATCGAGCATGTGCCCGACGTCATTGTCTATATGGAGCAAATCAAGCGGGTATTGAAGCGGGACGGCCTGTTTATCGTATCGACCCCGAATAAAAGAGTGTATACGGATCCGTACGGCTACACCAATCCGTTTCATGTGACGGAGTTTTATTACGACGAGTTTCTCCGGTTTTTGAAGGCTTATTTTGTTCATGTGAACGTGTTTTTTCAGGGATATATGCAAGGGATTGCCATTAAGGGCTTAACGCCACAAGCCTCTGCGAGGCATATCCCGTTTGATCAGGGGAATACGGATCCGGAATCGGCCTCTTATTTTATTGCCGTATGCTCGGATGCGGAGAGTGGCAGCGTGCGGGAGATGCATTTTACGTTCGGCCATTCGCAGTACGTAGCCGATTACGGATGA
- a CDS encoding class I SAM-dependent methyltransferase, giving the protein MEIICCEECYVCGELASFVIVPGATLLREANCQYCTASIRYSDTARIISGIFSRQDRPLAESVGSLHGIAILESQSDGPIHEVLHGLQGYTCFEYFDGIKPGEYKDGILCNDFQNLSFADNQFDLVISQDVFEHIARPDKAFREIHRVLKPGGYHVFTVPVHEGRSSLSRAGLPRVYHGDPLREEGALVHTDWGDDIDSIADAYGMTTTRFDLHCFHSIDEITNADRTYSDYLQKKPIEYFQYNSVVFASKKRTDT; this is encoded by the coding sequence GTGGAGATCATTTGCTGCGAAGAATGTTACGTCTGCGGCGAGCTCGCCAGCTTCGTGATCGTGCCGGGCGCGACCCTGCTCCGGGAAGCCAACTGCCAGTATTGTACCGCGAGTATCCGATACTCCGATACGGCTAGAATCATAAGCGGAATTTTCAGCCGTCAAGACCGGCCGCTCGCGGAAAGCGTCGGCAGCCTGCATGGAATCGCGATCCTGGAATCGCAGTCCGACGGGCCGATTCACGAGGTTTTGCACGGGCTGCAGGGCTATACGTGCTTTGAGTATTTTGACGGCATAAAGCCCGGCGAATACAAAGACGGCATCCTATGCAACGATTTTCAGAACCTGTCCTTCGCAGACAATCAATTCGATCTCGTCATTTCGCAGGACGTCTTCGAGCATATTGCCCGTCCCGACAAGGCATTCCGTGAAATTCACCGGGTGTTGAAGCCGGGAGGCTATCATGTGTTTACGGTGCCGGTCCACGAAGGACGAAGCAGCTTAAGCCGGGCCGGGCTTCCGCGTGTATATCACGGCGATCCGCTCCGCGAGGAAGGCGCATTGGTCCATACGGACTGGGGGGACGACATCGACTCGATTGCGGATGCATACGGAATGACGACGACGCGTTTCGATCTGCATTGCTTTCATTCGATTGACGAGATTACGAACGCGGACCGCACATATTCGGACTATCTTCAAAAGAAACCTATTGAATACTTTCAATATAATTCGGTCGTATTCGCCTCGAAGAAACGAACGGATACGTAA
- a CDS encoding DUF4214 domain-containing protein yields the protein MKVIQLLHQANQLNDEPFVCSLYAQLLNRAADKSEIAAQAAYLRSGMPRTELIIGILNSDEAIQIYAAPSFSEERQPTVADKMSRLLAMNHEDMVHNFYTELLCRYPDAHGYPAFLRLLNEGHSPLSLVNLILRSDEWNVLFHADRYYFARKILAEFYSRL from the coding sequence GTGAAAGTGATCCAGCTTCTGCACCAGGCCAATCAGTTGAACGATGAACCGTTTGTTTGCAGCTTGTACGCTCAGCTGTTAAATCGGGCCGCTGACAAATCGGAAATCGCCGCGCAGGCGGCTTATTTGCGCTCGGGCATGCCCAGAACGGAATTGATCATCGGTATCCTGAACAGCGACGAAGCGATTCAAATCTACGCCGCCCCCTCCTTCTCCGAAGAACGCCAGCCGACGGTAGCGGACAAAATGAGCCGGCTTCTCGCAATGAACCATGAAGATATGGTCCACAATTTTTATACCGAATTATTGTGCCGTTATCCGGATGCACACGGTTATCCGGCATTTCTTAGACTGTTGAATGAAGGCCATTCTCCGTTATCGCTTGTCAACCTTATTCTAAGATCCGATGAATGGAACGTATTATTTCATGCGGACCGCTATTATTTCGCGCGAAAAATACTGGCCGAATTTTACAGCCGGCTGTAA
- a CDS encoding class I SAM-dependent DNA methyltransferase — protein sequence MTVFGPSYSRYYDLLYKDKDYETEAGYIDRIIQSSRPGAGRLLEMGSGTGKHAALLAAQGYSVCGIEQSGDMLSIAKQREDGSSLRFIRGDMRTVRLDERFDVVFSLFHVVNYLNRNEDLLEAFQNASAHLEEGGLFIFDSWYGPAVLTDRPAVRVKRWEDEESRVIRLAEPVMSVNRNTVEVNYQVLLHDKKSGHMDEWKETHRMRYLFTPEIEMMLDRSGMELESCCEFMTGRDPGERTWSVLYIGRKR from the coding sequence ATGACCGTTTTTGGACCTTCCTATTCCCGCTACTACGATTTGCTTTATAAAGACAAAGACTATGAAACGGAAGCCGGCTATATCGACCGCATCATTCAAAGCAGCCGGCCGGGGGCCGGGCGATTGCTTGAGATGGGCAGCGGAACCGGGAAGCATGCGGCATTGCTCGCCGCGCAGGGGTATTCGGTTTGCGGCATCGAGCAGAGCGGGGATATGCTTTCCATAGCGAAACAAAGGGAAGACGGGAGCAGCCTTCGTTTCATCCGTGGCGATATGCGCACCGTCCGGCTGGACGAACGTTTCGACGTTGTCTTCTCGCTGTTTCATGTCGTCAATTACTTGAACCGGAATGAGGATTTGCTTGAGGCGTTCCAAAACGCATCGGCGCATCTTGAAGAGGGCGGATTGTTTATCTTCGACAGCTGGTATGGACCGGCGGTGCTAACGGATCGTCCCGCGGTCCGGGTCAAGCGGTGGGAGGACGAGGAATCCCGCGTCATCCGGCTCGCGGAGCCGGTCATGTCGGTCAATCGCAATACGGTCGAGGTCAACTATCAGGTTCTGCTGCACGACAAGAAAAGCGGGCACATGGACGAATGGAAAGAAACGCACCGCATGCGGTACCTGTTTACGCCCGAGATCGAAATGATGCTGGACCGGTCCGGCATGGAACTGGAAAGCTGCTGCGAATTTATGACGGGCCGCGACCCGGGGGAACGTACCTGGAGCGTTCTGTATATAGGTCGGAAACGATGA
- a CDS encoding glycosyltransferase family 4 protein — translation MKRIGLLLSSDPNFGGTFQYSLNMLDAIASLPAARYTPVIAYVDPVWRKYLEPYSGMEIIDLSWWQEPFPSCDLWVFPAQEGWDFQKKVPVLTAVHDLMHRYESEFPEVSEGEQYDLREEIYRNICKWSAGILVDSATGRKHVHESYGYPLENIYVLPYIPPQYIHHPSPGDFDRKFRLPKRFIFYPGHFWKHKNHLRLIEAVALLSRDLPDIHLVFAGLEKNGLEELWQSVEQFRLENRVHFLGYVPDRYMPELYKRARALVMPTFFGPTNIPPLEAFVLGCPVAVSKIYGMPEQTGDAALLFDPNSVTEIAKCVRRLWTDDGLCKDLIRKGKQRAADWGKKQFNQRLQDIIAQLTS, via the coding sequence ATGAAGCGGATCGGCTTGCTCCTCAGCAGCGACCCGAACTTCGGAGGGACGTTTCAATACAGCCTGAATATGCTTGATGCCATTGCGAGCCTTCCGGCAGCGCGCTATACACCGGTTATCGCGTATGTCGATCCGGTCTGGCGCAAGTACCTTGAGCCTTATTCCGGCATGGAAATCATCGATTTGAGCTGGTGGCAGGAGCCGTTTCCGTCCTGCGACTTATGGGTTTTTCCGGCGCAAGAGGGCTGGGATTTTCAGAAGAAGGTGCCCGTACTGACCGCCGTGCACGATTTGATGCACCGGTACGAGAGCGAATTTCCCGAGGTGTCCGAAGGCGAGCAGTACGACCTGAGAGAAGAGATTTATCGCAATATTTGCAAATGGAGCGCGGGAATATTGGTCGATTCGGCGACCGGCCGCAAGCATGTTCACGAATCGTACGGTTATCCGCTGGAAAACATTTATGTGCTGCCATACATTCCGCCGCAATACATCCACCATCCTTCACCCGGCGACTTCGACCGGAAATTCCGGCTTCCGAAGCGATTTATTTTTTATCCCGGCCATTTTTGGAAGCATAAAAACCATCTGCGCCTGATTGAGGCAGTCGCCTTGTTGTCCCGCGACCTGCCCGACATTCATCTTGTTTTTGCGGGACTGGAAAAGAACGGACTCGAGGAGCTGTGGCAGTCAGTCGAACAATTTCGGCTGGAGAACCGGGTTCATTTTCTGGGCTATGTTCCCGATCGTTATATGCCCGAGTTGTATAAGCGGGCGCGCGCATTGGTAATGCCGACCTTCTTCGGACCGACGAACATTCCTCCTTTGGAAGCATTCGTTTTGGGTTGTCCGGTGGCGGTATCCAAAATTTACGGAATGCCGGAACAGACCGGCGATGCGGCCTTGCTGTTTGACCCGAATTCGGTGACGGAGATTGCAAAATGCGTAAGGCGTCTCTGGACGGACGACGGGCTGTGCAAGGACTTGATTCGAAAAGGAAAACAGCGGGCGGCCGATTGGGGGAAGAAGCAGTTTAATCAGCGGCTGCAGGACATTATCGCTCAATTAACGTCCTGA
- a CDS encoding methyltransferase, TIGR04325 family → MDREHGLFGSFSSWSEAMQYYAGDPDYFLEKVKEATLKVKSGEAAFERDSVLFDKIQHSYPLLAYLLMIATEHGNKLNVLDLGGSLGSSYFQCRGFLKHLNEIKWNIVEQEHYVACGRKYIQDEILKFYYSIDECVAAGRPHTAILSGVLLALDDPYAYLYKLMDSGFDYIIIDRTPFLPAEDRLTLYVIPPYIHESITPVWLLSLERFLSVVGEKYEVMDDFDSFESYPLEDGLVAQAKGFLLRKIPAAPKRKKT, encoded by the coding sequence ATGGATCGGGAGCACGGTCTTTTCGGCAGCTTTTCGTCTTGGTCCGAGGCGATGCAGTATTATGCCGGGGATCCGGATTACTTTTTGGAGAAAGTCAAAGAAGCCACGTTAAAAGTCAAATCCGGCGAAGCCGCGTTTGAACGGGATTCCGTCCTTTTCGACAAAATCCAGCATTCCTATCCGCTTCTGGCCTATCTGCTGATGATCGCGACGGAACACGGCAATAAATTGAACGTGTTGGACTTGGGCGGATCGCTGGGGTCTTCCTATTTCCAGTGCAGGGGCTTTCTGAAGCATTTGAACGAAATCAAATGGAACATTGTCGAGCAGGAGCATTATGTAGCCTGCGGCAGAAAATACATCCAAGACGAGATTTTGAAGTTTTATTATTCGATCGACGAATGCGTGGCCGCCGGGCGTCCCCACACCGCTATCCTGTCCGGCGTGCTGCTGGCGCTTGACGATCCGTACGCTTATTTGTACAAATTGATGGACAGCGGCTTCGACTACATCATCATCGACCGGACGCCTTTTCTCCCGGCTGAAGACAGGCTCACTTTATATGTGATCCCCCCGTACATCCATGAATCGATCACGCCGGTTTGGCTGCTGAGTCTGGAGCGGTTCCTGTCCGTCGTTGGCGAAAAGTACGAGGTCATGGACGATTTCGATTCTTTCGAATCTTACCCGCTCGAGGACGGGCTCGTGGCCCAGGCCAAAGGATTCCTTCTCCGGAAAATCCCGGCTGCGCCGAAAAGGAAAAAAACCTGA